TGCGCTACGTGATGGACCGTGACGGCACGGCCGGCAAGCTCAAGGAGGGTCTGTACGACCTCACGGGTACCCAGACGGTCGATCAGGTCGCCGCGACGCTCGCTGGCCCGGCGCGCGTGCCCACGGTGAACGTCACCATTCCCGAGGGCCGGCGCATCCGGGACATGCCCGCCATCTTCAAAAAGGCAGGATTTGACGCCGCCGCCATCCAGACGCTACTCAAGGACGAGAACCTGAGCCCCTACGCCAAGGGCCGGCAGCCGGACCTAGAGGGCTTCGTGTTCCCGGACACCTACGCGTTCCGCCCCCAGGAGTCGGCGCGCACCATCGTGCGGACGATGCTCGCGCGCATGAGCGAGGAATTCACGCCGGCGAACGTCGCCCTGGCGAAGAAACAGGGGCTGGACGTGCGCGGCTGGGTGATCCTGGCCAGCATGGTGCAGGCCGAGGCCGCCAACGACCGGGAGATGCCGGTGGTGGCGGGCGTGTTCGTGAACCGCCTGAAGGAGGGCATCGCGCTGGGCAGCGATCCCACGGTCGCTTACGGGCTGGGCAAGGACCTCCCGGAACTCGACCGCAGCGCCGGGGACTTCACGAAGGACACGCCGTACTCCACATACACCCGCCAGGGCCTGCCCGCCGGGCCGATCAACTCGCCGGGGAACGCGGCCCTCCAGAGCGTGCTGCGCCCGGTCCTCACCATGCAGGACGGCCGCACGGCGCTGTACTTCCTGCACGGCCTGGACGGCAAGATCTACGTGAACCACGATTACGCCGCCCACCTGCGCGACGTGGCCCGGCACCGCTGAGCCGCCCTCCGTCCGGCACGGGCGCACTACACTGCGGGCATGTCCAGGCACCTTGACCTGCGGCGCCGCAACGCGCTGTGGCAGCGGCTGCGCACCGAGGTGCCCGGCAGCCCCGCCTTCGAGGACGCCGCCCGTGAGCTGAGCGAGCTGACGGGCTGGCCCCGGGCGCGCGTGCTGGCGGGCCTGGGCCTGACCGGGCCCGACGCCGCGCCCGCCCCGGAGCCGTCGTGAGCGCGGAAGTGCAGCCCTTTGACTGGCAGCGCATGCTGCTGGGCGACACGCCGCCCGTGTTCCTGCTGGAAATCGGCGTGCGGACGGTCGTGGTGTTCCTGTGGCTGGCCTTCTTGCTGCGGATCACCGGCAAGCGCGGTCTGGCGCAGCTGAGCCCTCTGGAACTCGCCATCGTGATCGCGCTGGGGTCCGCGGCGGGCGATCCGATGTTCTACCCGGAAGTCCCGCTCGTGCACGCCATGCTGGTCATTGCGCTGGTCGTGGGCCTGCAACGCGGGCTGTCGCTGCTGGTGATCCGCTCGGACCGCGTCGAGGCGTTCATCGAGGGCGAGCCGGTGGAACTCGTGCGCGGCGGTGTCCTGAGCCCGCCCGCCCTTCAGGCCGCCGACCTCAGCCGCGAGGACCTGTTCGAGCGCCTGCGTGCCCAGGGGGTCCGGCAGCTGGGCGAGATCCAGCGGGCATACTTCGAGCAGGACGGCAATCTCTCGGTGTTCCGGCACGCGCACGGCGCGCCGCCGGGCCTGCCGATCGTGCCGCCGTGGGACCTGGAACCGCCGCCCGCACTGCCCGTGGGGCAGGCCGTGAGTGGCCCGGTCGCGTGCCTGACGTGCGGTCAGGTGCGGCAGATCGGTGGCCCGCTGCCGGCGTGCCCGTGCGGCGGCGAGACCTACACGCCCGCGACCACCGATCCCTTCGCGGAGGCCGGCGCGCCGGCGGACGAGGGGGACCACGCACCGGGCAGCGCGCCGCAGGGGGGCAGTCCCGCGGCGTCGAGCCGGTAGGAGCGCTCAGCCCTCGGTCGACGCGCCGGGCCGGGTCGTCCACACCGGGTCCGGCTCGATCTGCGGGGCCGGGGCCTTGCCGGCCTCCAGGCCGGTGGACGCCGTGGTCTGGAGCACGCGCACGCGCATCCCCGGCGCGCACTCGATCTGGCACGACAGCCGCGCTTCGCCCAGCAGCGCCTTCTCGCTCAGCTTGTCGAACTCGGCGGCCGTCATGCTGTCCGGCTCGCCCTCCAGGAATTCCACCCGGCACGTCGTGCAGCGCGCGTGGCCGCCGCAGCGGTGCAGGATGCCGGTCCCGCCGCCCTCCAGCGCCAGCACCAGCCGCTGGCCGTCCTGGGCGCCCACCGGGCCGAAGCCCTCCACCTGCACGCTGAAGCCCTCGCCGGTCGTCTGAGCGGTCATGCGCCCAGCATGCCACGGCGGCGACCACCGTGCCCGGTCGCCGCCTACAGCAGGCTGTCGGGCATGCCGCTCTCGCCGTCCACCCACACGCGGCCCTTCACGCGGCGCTTGCCGCGGATCAGGGCGGTGTCGGCACGGGCCATCACGGCCGTGCGGAGCAGCGGCGTGGTCTGGGGATCGTGCGGGTCGTAGAACGCCAGACCAGCGGTGGACCGCACCGCGTGGTCCACGCCGTCGACCGTCACGGGGCGGCGGGCCAGCGCGGCGATCATGCCCTCGACGCGCAGCCGCACCTCCTCGCGGCTGGCGCCGTCGACCAGCACGGCGAACTCGTCTCCGCCCAGGCGGCCCAGCAGGTCGCCGGGCCGGGCGGACGTCAGCAGCCGCGCGCCCACCGCGAGCAGCACGCTGTCGCCGGCCGGGTGGCCGTAGGTGTCGTTGATGGCCTTGAAACCGTCCAGGTCGAAGATCGCCACGCCCAGACAGCGCCCGCTCTGGGTGGCCGTCTGCGCGCGTTCCAGCGCTTCATCGAGCTGTGCCAGGAAGCCGCCGCGGTTTTGCAGGCCGGTCAGCGGGTCGGTGGTGGCCTGGCGATGCAGCGTGCGGATGGGCCGCACCGCGCGCTCGAGCAGCGGCCACGCCAGCAGGCCGCCGAGCACGCACGCCAGCACGATGCTTGCCAGCCGGATGTGCGAGGTGCGTTGCAGGCCCAGCATGAAGTCGTCGACCGGCGCGTAGACGCCCACCCGCCACTGCACGCCCGGCGCAAGCGCGATGGGCTGCACCACGGCCGAGTACGCCTGGCGGTCCACCGTGAACTCGCGCGTTCCCGGCCGCACCTGCCCGTCCGGACCGATCAGCGCCCGCAGCGCCGGGTCCGCCACCTCCGACAGGCTGGGCACGCGGCCCGTGACGTTTCCGGGCCACGTGGGAGACGTGGCGATCACGTGGCCCTGCGCGTCGGTCACGAAGGCGCGGCCGTGCCCGCCGATCTGCACGCCCTGCAGGAACGACGCCACCTGCCGCAGCTGCACATCCGCGCCCACGACCACCGTGCCGTCCGCGCCAGCGTCGACCGCGCGGGCGACCGTCACCCCCGGCTGGCCGCTCGACGCGAAGGTGTAGGGGGGCGTCCACACCGTGATCCCGGGCGTGGCCACGGCCAGCGTGTACCACGGGCGGGTGCGCGGATCGTAGTTGCCCGTGTCCACCCGGCGCGACACGATCCGCCCGCGTTCGTCGAGGACGGTCACGGTCGCGCGCCGGGTGGGGCGGGTCTCGATGGTGCTCAGCGACCGGCCGGCGTCGCTGGAGCCGCCCCGGCGCGTAGAGGTGAAGCGGCCGTCGTCGTGGCCGATCAGGACACCGTTCAGCTGCGGTACGGCGTTCAGCATGGTCTGGAAGGTCACGCTCAGCCGCGTGGCGTCGGCGGTGTCCAGCTGCCCGGTGCGGATCAGTTCCGTGGTGATGTCCACCAGCTGCGTGGGCGACTGCAGGGACGCGCGGATGTTCTCGGCCGCGACCTGCGCCAGGCGGCCCAGGGTCGTTTCGGCCTCGGCCTGCACCACCCGCTCGGCGTTCTGCCGGTCGTTCCACACGACCACGGCCACCGTCAGCATCTGCGTGACCAGCACGGCCAGCAGCATCAGCAGCCGCGCCCAGAAGGTGGCGCGGGTCGCCTGCGCTGGGGTCAGCGAGCCGGGCACGGTGGACGACTTGGGGGCGTGAATCATGTCTGGGTGGGCAACCTCGCGTCAGTGTAGTCGCCGGCTTCCTCCCAAAGATGTTCTCGGCCTTATCCCATTCTCACGTGATCATCA
This region of Deinococcus metalli genomic DNA includes:
- the mltG gene encoding endolytic transglycosylase MltG, with product MTRLSGRRTPWWVWALLVVVVLIAAAVLAVYVYIRGLFGPAGGAPYTLEVKPGDSLSAVARTLERRHIVKNARVLRYVMDRDGTAGKLKEGLYDLTGTQTVDQVAATLAGPARVPTVNVTIPEGRRIRDMPAIFKKAGFDAAAIQTLLKDENLSPYAKGRQPDLEGFVFPDTYAFRPQESARTIVRTMLARMSEEFTPANVALAKKQGLDVRGWVILASMVQAEAANDREMPVVAGVFVNRLKEGIALGSDPTVAYGLGKDLPELDRSAGDFTKDTPYSTYTRQGLPAGPINSPGNAALQSVLRPVLTMQDGRTALYFLHGLDGKIYVNHDYAAHLRDVARHR
- a CDS encoding DUF421 domain-containing protein, with product MSAEVQPFDWQRMLLGDTPPVFLLEIGVRTVVVFLWLAFLLRITGKRGLAQLSPLELAIVIALGSAAGDPMFYPEVPLVHAMLVIALVVGLQRGLSLLVIRSDRVEAFIEGEPVELVRGGVLSPPALQAADLSREDLFERLRAQGVRQLGEIQRAYFEQDGNLSVFRHAHGAPPGLPIVPPWDLEPPPALPVGQAVSGPVACLTCGQVRQIGGPLPACPCGGETYTPATTDPFAEAGAPADEGDHAPGSAPQGGSPAASSR
- a CDS encoding 2Fe-2S iron-sulfur cluster-binding protein, giving the protein MTAQTTGEGFSVQVEGFGPVGAQDGQRLVLALEGGGTGILHRCGGHARCTTCRVEFLEGEPDSMTAAEFDKLSEKALLGEARLSCQIECAPGMRVRVLQTTASTGLEAGKAPAPQIEPDPVWTTRPGASTEG
- a CDS encoding sensor domain-containing diguanylate cyclase; its protein translation is MIHAPKSSTVPGSLTPAQATRATFWARLLMLLAVLVTQMLTVAVVVWNDRQNAERVVQAEAETTLGRLAQVAAENIRASLQSPTQLVDITTELIRTGQLDTADATRLSVTFQTMLNAVPQLNGVLIGHDDGRFTSTRRGGSSDAGRSLSTIETRPTRRATVTVLDERGRIVSRRVDTGNYDPRTRPWYTLAVATPGITVWTPPYTFASSGQPGVTVARAVDAGADGTVVVGADVQLRQVASFLQGVQIGGHGRAFVTDAQGHVIATSPTWPGNVTGRVPSLSEVADPALRALIGPDGQVRPGTREFTVDRQAYSAVVQPIALAPGVQWRVGVYAPVDDFMLGLQRTSHIRLASIVLACVLGGLLAWPLLERAVRPIRTLHRQATTDPLTGLQNRGGFLAQLDEALERAQTATQSGRCLGVAIFDLDGFKAINDTYGHPAGDSVLLAVGARLLTSARPGDLLGRLGGDEFAVLVDGASREEVRLRVEGMIAALARRPVTVDGVDHAVRSTAGLAFYDPHDPQTTPLLRTAVMARADTALIRGKRRVKGRVWVDGESGMPDSLL